In Nitrospirota bacterium, a single genomic region encodes these proteins:
- a CDS encoding 5'-nucleotidase C-terminal domain-containing protein, translating to MSIFTLVRIFSLVLILLFFAVLPANAEQAILRILHVNDFHGFAEPYKPYASDGLLGGMAWLATAADELRKERPALLLSAGDMIQGNNWANLFQGASVIELMNAMQFDAMVTGNHEFDFGQDVLKRRLSEAAFPILAANVEGMEGLKPYLLKEINSIKIAIIGVVTEETPLSTHPRNVTGLKFIAPEDALNRYLRELRPGVDLVVVLSHLGHNADRLLAEKVSGIDVIVGGHSHTKVLQPVVINKTVVLQAWEHGKALGVLDLTFDDRKIVKAEGRLVDIRPLPGRENKEIAAIVEKYRFRVDAVLDETIGGAGLELDGQNTRKRETNLGNFLADIVRSTAGADAAIIGGGSIRTSMKKGDIKIKHVYAVSPFNNYIVGIRLTGRQIREALEHGVSAIADDAGRFPQVSGIRFTYSRSKPVGQKVKEVSVNNSPLVMEKEYIVATDDFLAAGGDGYKAFGDAVRSSRDFAIVGGAVMGEKLVYNNSGKWLRDVVIDHIKERKMVSPVVEGRIIEVE from the coding sequence ATGAGTATCTTTACTCTTGTGCGTATTTTTTCTCTTGTTCTGATCTTGTTGTTCTTTGCAGTCTTGCCCGCTAATGCAGAACAGGCCATTCTGCGCATCCTGCATGTCAACGACTTTCACGGTTTTGCAGAGCCGTACAAGCCTTACGCCTCTGACGGGCTGCTGGGCGGTATGGCATGGCTTGCCACAGCTGCCGACGAACTCAGAAAGGAAAGGCCGGCGCTGCTTCTCTCTGCCGGCGACATGATCCAGGGCAATAACTGGGCTAATCTTTTTCAGGGCGCATCAGTGATCGAATTGATGAATGCCATGCAGTTCGATGCCATGGTGACCGGAAATCATGAATTTGATTTTGGTCAGGATGTTCTGAAGAGACGATTGAGCGAGGCAGCGTTTCCGATCCTTGCAGCTAATGTCGAAGGCATGGAAGGCCTGAAGCCCTATCTGCTGAAAGAGATCAACAGCATAAAGATCGCAATCATCGGCGTTGTGACCGAAGAGACGCCTCTTAGCACCCATCCCCGGAATGTGACAGGCCTGAAGTTCATTGCGCCTGAAGATGCCCTGAACCGCTATCTCAGGGAGCTGAGACCGGGGGTCGATCTGGTGGTCGTTCTTTCCCATCTCGGCCACAATGCTGATCGTCTGCTTGCAGAGAAGGTGAGCGGTATCGACGTTATTGTCGGCGGCCATTCACATACAAAGGTGCTACAGCCGGTTGTGATCAACAAGACCGTGGTGCTTCAGGCATGGGAGCATGGAAAGGCACTGGGTGTCCTTGACCTTACCTTTGATGACAGGAAGATCGTGAAGGCAGAGGGAAGACTTGTGGATATCAGGCCTCTGCCGGGCAGGGAGAATAAAGAGATCGCAGCGATCGTCGAAAAATACCGATTCAGGGTTGACGCGGTGCTCGATGAGACGATCGGCGGGGCAGGGCTTGAGCTTGACGGCCAGAATACGAGAAAGCGCGAGACGAACCTCGGTAACTTTCTTGCGGACATCGTGCGTTCTACAGCAGGAGCAGATGCGGCGATCATCGGCGGGGGCAGTATCAGGACGAGCATGAAGAAGGGGGATATAAAGATCAAGCATGTGTACGCGGTCTCTCCCTTTAATAATTATATTGTCGGCATCAGGCTTACCGGCCGGCAGATCCGCGAGGCGCTCGAACATGGCGTCTCTGCCATTGCTGACGATGCCGGACGGTTTCCGCAGGTATCTGGCATCAGATTTACGTACAGCCGCTCTAAGCCTGTGGGGCAGAAGGTGAAGGAGGTATCTGTCAACAACAGTCCCCTTGTCATGGAGAAGGAATACATTGTGGCGACCGACGACTTTCTGGCTGCAGGCGGGGACGGGTACAAGGCTTTCGGAGATGCAGTCAGGTCTTCAAGAGATTTTGCGATCGTGGGCGGAGCAGTGATGGGCGAGAAGCTCGTATATAACAATTCGGGCAAGTGGCTGCGCGACGTGGTCATTGACCATATAAAAGAAAGGAAGATGGTCTCGCCGGTCGTTGAAGGAAGGATAATCGAGGTTGAGTAA
- a CDS encoding EAL domain-containing protein — translation MKRKIVISLLLLFLFFAAGTVISSLSIRTTTSSLERLISLHQVENLRQDLIMSIQTVQSELYTVGTDLGHKIDTITENVSRLEKNAGGCTKCHHQPALEKKLLQMQTSINDYQNALSFYMTASADKKNIDRLKTEAAAIGNSLLLTTEEMSMDASRKLASMTADAVGKIKEARSILLITIILAFLVGIIIAIRLTSSITGPIGVLLSAVRTIAAGDLGHKVPYQDKTEFGELADNISLMSTGLREGYDKLEKEIAERRQTEAALTKSEAFLSTIFDSIHDPFCIFDREFRIVRSNDAYTAMKSRTIDPEAPPVCYALLHGRDAVCEDCIVSATFLSGDACAKEKTVMDLHGHESWQEIYTYPIVDRDNTITHVIEYTRDITERKKTEAALRESEQRYALAAQGANDGLWDWNLTDNRIYYSIRWKSMLGYSDREVGDSPDEWLSRLHIDDREKVWSRIHGYVLQGNQHLEIEYRIMHKDGNFRWMLCRGLAVRDGKGNSSRMAGSQTDITARKKAEEQLLHDAFHDALTGLANRALFRDRLHNAINRSKRLKQYLYAVMFFDVDRFKVINDSLGHAAGDKLLIGVSRRMADCVRPGDTVARLGGDEFAVLLENVSDVTDVRTVVERIQTEMAAPFLIDGNELYVTQSIGIALEQDRYEQPDQILSDADIAMYAAKAKGKARYEIFDDSMHSYMVERLQLEADLRVAVEHLDEFVLHYQPILDVATRKLSGFEALVRWQHPVRGLIPPMEFIPLAEETGLIQPLGEWVLREACRQLNRWQREYHTAEPLKMSANVSGRQFLNDNFVDVLLGIIGETGIAPETLAIEITESIIMENLEVAVIAMNRLRDSGIKIHIDDFGTGYSSLSYLNKFPVTALKIDRSFIANMSLNDENREIVKAIVTLAQNLKLEVIAEGIELSSHLDEIDTMDCHFAQGFFFSRPKAAPEIAAWMLKEAMVRVRN, via the coding sequence GTGAAACGAAAGATCGTCATATCCCTGCTTCTCCTCTTTCTCTTCTTTGCGGCCGGGACGGTCATATCGTCGCTGTCTATCAGGACAACGACTTCTTCCCTTGAAAGACTGATCAGTCTGCATCAGGTCGAAAACCTCCGCCAGGATCTTATCATGTCGATCCAGACGGTACAGTCGGAACTCTATACCGTAGGGACTGATCTCGGGCACAAGATAGACACTATTACCGAGAACGTAAGCCGTCTTGAGAAGAATGCAGGCGGCTGCACAAAATGTCATCATCAGCCGGCCCTGGAGAAGAAACTGCTGCAGATGCAGACCTCCATTAACGATTATCAGAACGCTCTCAGTTTTTATATGACCGCTTCAGCGGACAAGAAGAATATCGACCGTCTGAAAACAGAGGCTGCAGCTATCGGCAACAGCCTTCTCCTCACCACTGAAGAGATGTCCATGGATGCAAGCAGGAAACTCGCCTCAATGACAGCAGATGCAGTCGGAAAGATCAAGGAAGCAAGGAGCATTCTTCTGATCACGATCATCCTCGCCTTCCTGGTAGGCATTATTATCGCGATCCGGCTGACATCCTCTATTACCGGACCCATCGGCGTTCTGCTCAGCGCGGTAAGGACCATTGCAGCGGGAGATCTTGGGCACAAGGTCCCTTATCAGGACAAAACGGAATTCGGCGAACTGGCTGATAATATCAGCCTGATGAGCACGGGGCTCAGGGAAGGATATGACAAGCTCGAAAAAGAGATCGCCGAGAGGAGACAGACCGAGGCCGCTCTCACCAAATCAGAGGCCTTTCTCAGCACCATATTCGACAGCATCCACGACCCCTTCTGTATCTTTGACCGCGAATTCAGGATCGTCCGGTCCAATGACGCTTACACTGCCATGAAATCCAGGACCATTGATCCTGAGGCTCCGCCGGTATGCTATGCATTGCTGCATGGCAGAGATGCCGTGTGCGAGGACTGCATTGTCAGCGCAACGTTCCTTTCCGGCGATGCATGCGCAAAAGAAAAGACCGTCATGGACCTGCACGGACATGAGTCCTGGCAGGAGATCTACACCTATCCGATCGTTGACCGTGACAACACCATAACCCATGTCATCGAATACACCAGAGATATCACGGAACGCAAGAAGACCGAGGCCGCCCTCAGGGAGAGTGAACAGCGGTATGCGCTTGCAGCACAGGGGGCAAATGACGGGCTATGGGACTGGAACCTGACGGATAACCGGATCTACTATTCCATCCGCTGGAAGTCCATGCTGGGATACAGCGACAGAGAGGTTGGAGACAGCCCTGACGAGTGGCTCAGCCGTCTGCATATCGATGACCGTGAGAAGGTCTGGTCACGGATCCATGGTTATGTGCTGCAGGGGAACCAGCATCTTGAGATCGAATACCGCATCATGCACAAGGACGGGAACTTCCGCTGGATGCTCTGCAGGGGACTGGCCGTCAGGGATGGCAAGGGCAACTCTTCCCGCATGGCGGGATCACAGACCGATATCACCGCGCGCAAGAAGGCCGAGGAACAGCTCCTCCATGATGCGTTTCATGACGCCCTGACCGGACTCGCCAACAGGGCCCTGTTCCGGGACAGGCTCCACAATGCGATCAACCGGTCAAAGAGGCTGAAACAATATCTTTATGCCGTAATGTTCTTTGATGTCGACCGGTTCAAGGTGATCAATGACAGTTTAGGGCATGCCGCAGGCGACAAACTGCTGATCGGGGTAAGCCGTCGCATGGCAGACTGTGTCAGGCCGGGCGATACGGTTGCGCGTCTCGGCGGAGATGAGTTCGCGGTACTGCTTGAAAATGTTTCTGATGTTACGGATGTCAGGACTGTTGTCGAACGCATCCAGACCGAAATGGCGGCCCCCTTCCTGATCGACGGCAATGAGCTCTATGTGACCCAGAGCATCGGCATTGCCCTGGAGCAGGACCGCTATGAACAGCCGGATCAGATCCTGAGCGATGCGGACATCGCGATGTATGCGGCTAAAGCAAAGGGCAAGGCCCGGTACGAGATCTTCGATGACAGCATGCACAGTTATATGGTTGAGCGGCTGCAGCTTGAGGCGGATCTCAGGGTCGCGGTAGAACACCTTGATGAATTCGTCCTGCACTATCAGCCGATCCTTGATGTCGCAACGCGAAAACTGAGCGGGTTTGAGGCCCTCGTGCGCTGGCAGCATCCTGTGCGCGGCCTGATCCCTCCCATGGAATTCATACCTCTTGCCGAAGAGACAGGCCTGATCCAGCCGCTGGGAGAATGGGTCCTGCGCGAAGCCTGCAGGCAGCTGAACCGGTGGCAGAGGGAATACCATACTGCCGAGCCGCTCAAGATGAGCGCTAACGTGTCCGGCAGGCAATTCCTCAACGATAATTTCGTGGATGTCCTGCTCGGGATCATCGGGGAGACCGGCATCGCTCCAGAAACGCTTGCCATAGAGATCACGGAGAGCATTATTATGGAGAATCTCGAGGTCGCGGTGATCGCCATGAACAGGCTGCGCGACAGCGGGATCAAGATCCATATCGACGACTTCGGCACCGGATATTCTTCGCTGAGCTATCTGAACAAATTTCCTGTTACCGCCTTGAAGATCGATCGGAGCTTCATCGCAAACATGTCACTGAACGATGAAAATCGCGAGATCGTGAAGGCTATAGTAACTCTCGCCCAAAATCTTAAACTTGAGGTCATAGCCGAAGGCATAGAACTGTCTTCCCACCTTGACGAGATCGACACCATGGATTGCCATTTTGCGCAGGGGTTTTTCTTCTCGCGGCCAAAGGCCGCACCCGAGATAGCTGCCTGGATGCTGAAAGAAGCAATGGTCAGGGTTCGGAACTGA
- a CDS encoding phosphate/phosphite/phosphonate ABC transporter substrate-binding protein, with translation MKKMAWALFLILFLGIPQPSCSAADEKQLLIGLSPEMNIFKQKQRYMLLGDYLSKKTGVRVRFTILSKYGNLIDSFNKEKLDAAFFGSFTGAVAIRKHGVVPLVRPVTPDNNSAYKGYVFVRNDSGITNIKGLKGRTFAFVEKATTAGYVFPLALLRENGISSPEGYFRSFYFAGSHDAAIDAVLRKKADAGAAKNTIYDMMSANNPSLEKELRIIARSPAVPSNGLCVRKGLDESLKKKLRETLLAMHNDPNGKTVLSQFGALKFIETTEKDYDPVHDLARKAGIDLMKYSGKMNE, from the coding sequence ATGAAAAAAATGGCTTGGGCTCTCTTCCTGATCCTCTTCCTTGGTATCCCGCAGCCATCCTGTTCCGCAGCAGATGAAAAACAGCTTCTGATCGGCCTCAGCCCCGAGATGAATATTTTCAAACAAAAGCAGCGGTATATGTTGCTCGGAGATTACCTTTCAAAGAAGACCGGCGTTCGTGTCAGATTCACGATCCTGAGCAAATACGGCAACCTCATCGACAGTTTCAACAAGGAAAAACTGGACGCTGCCTTTTTCGGTTCCTTCACGGGTGCTGTTGCGATCCGCAAGCATGGGGTAGTGCCGCTTGTCCGTCCTGTAACCCCTGATAACAATTCAGCGTATAAGGGATATGTCTTTGTCCGAAATGACAGCGGCATTACGAATATCAAAGGCCTGAAAGGCAGGACCTTTGCATTTGTCGAAAAGGCGACAACAGCCGGCTACGTATTCCCTCTTGCGCTTCTCAGGGAAAACGGCATCTCTTCTCCTGAAGGATACTTCCGCAGCTTTTATTTCGCCGGCAGTCACGATGCTGCAATTGACGCGGTGCTCAGGAAGAAAGCGGATGCCGGCGCAGCCAAGAACACGATCTATGATATGATGAGCGCGAACAATCCCTCTTTGGAAAAAGAACTTCGCATCATTGCGCGTTCACCTGCGGTACCGTCCAACGGTCTCTGTGTCCGAAAAGGTCTCGATGAATCCCTTAAGAAGAAACTCCGGGAGACCCTGCTTGCAATGCACAACGATCCGAATGGGAAGACCGTTCTCAGTCAGTTCGGAGCGCTGAAATTCATCGAGACGACCGAAAAGGATTATGATCCTGTTCATGACCTCGCCAGGAAAGCCGGTATTGATCTCATGAAATACAGCGGTAAAATGAATGAATAG
- a CDS encoding rRNA pseudouridine synthase: MEQRLQKIIAEMGIASRRKAEELILEGLVTVNGKVAEIGMKADLMRDHIKVRGKLLTSPEKKVYYVFNKPRGVMTSMSDPEGRPTVNEFFGRIKQRVFPVGRLDYDSEGLLLLTNDGDFAYAIIHPSRKIPKTYLVKVKGVLEEEDLEKLRKGVKIDGKLTAPAKVKKLKKTESNSWIEMTIHEGRNRQIRKMLERVGHDVLRLMRIRINGIEMGPLEPGAYRKLTTQEMDSIIREIGTGEGA, encoded by the coding sequence ATGGAACAGCGCTTACAGAAGATCATTGCAGAGATGGGTATTGCCTCCCGCAGAAAGGCAGAGGAACTGATCCTCGAAGGGTTGGTGACCGTGAACGGCAAGGTAGCGGAGATCGGCATGAAGGCTGACCTTATGCGCGACCATATCAAGGTCAGGGGAAAACTCCTCACCAGCCCGGAAAAAAAGGTCTATTATGTCTTCAACAAGCCGCGCGGCGTCATGACCTCCATGAGCGACCCGGAGGGAAGACCGACGGTGAATGAATTTTTCGGACGCATCAAACAACGGGTTTTTCCGGTCGGCAGGCTTGATTACGACTCAGAGGGCCTGCTTCTGCTCACCAATGACGGAGATTTCGCATACGCCATTATCCATCCTTCCCGGAAGATCCCCAAGACATACCTCGTGAAGGTAAAGGGCGTGCTTGAGGAAGAGGATCTTGAGAAGCTCAGGAAGGGCGTCAAGATCGACGGAAAGCTGACCGCGCCTGCAAAGGTGAAGAAGCTCAAAAAGACGGAGAGCAACTCATGGATAGAGATGACTATCCACGAAGGCAGGAACCGCCAGATCAGGAAGATGCTCGAGCGCGTGGGTCACGATGTGCTCAGGCTTATGAGGATACGGATCAACGGCATAGAGATGGGGCCTCTTGAGCCCGGAGCATACCGGAAGCTGACAACACAGGAAATGGATTCGATCATACGAGAAATAGGAACAGGAGAGGGCGCATGA
- the aspS gene encoding aspartate--tRNA ligase produces MNRDKVCGAIRESDISSTITIAGWVFRRRDHGGLIFIDLRDRSGICQVVFSPDVSGDAHEKAHDLRAEYVIAVTGEIRRRPAGTENPNLPTGMTEMYVKELVVLNEAAPLPYSMEEAAEAGEALRLKHRYLDLRRPEMQQNMITRHRASKLMRDYLDDNGFLEIETPMLTKSTPEGARDYLVPSRLNPGYFYALPQSPQLFKQILMVAGMEKYFQIVKCFRDEDLRADRQPEFTQVDLEMSFVDRKDIIELIEGMMKKLFSGVLNLDIRTPFEMLSYQESMERFGNDKPDMRFGLELKDMADLAAKGTFKVFLDAIQSGGLVKAINGKGMAGISRKDIDLLTQEAQSFGAKGLAWIKVKSGFESPIAKFFPEDVLKAMAERLGAEDGDMMLFVADKVKVTYDVLSRLRLELGKRLNLIQPGFKFVWITDFPLLEWDDDEGRFQAMHHPFTSPLDEDIGKMMSGDMTDRNMLGSLKAKAYDIVLNGFEIGGGSIRIHNQKLQKKMFELLNISEEDAHTKFGFLLDALQYGAPPHGGLALGLDRLVMLMVGATSIRDVIAFPKTQKAFCMMSGAPSAVETKQLRDLHIRTDVVVEEKA; encoded by the coding sequence ATGAATCGCGATAAAGTCTGCGGAGCAATCCGTGAATCTGATATCAGTTCAACGATCACTATAGCCGGATGGGTATTCAGAAGGCGCGACCACGGCGGTCTTATCTTTATCGACCTCAGGGACCGGTCAGGCATATGCCAGGTCGTTTTCAGCCCGGATGTATCGGGCGATGCCCACGAAAAGGCGCACGATCTGCGTGCTGAATATGTTATTGCAGTAACGGGCGAGATCAGACGGAGGCCTGCAGGCACGGAGAACCCGAACCTCCCGACCGGCATGACCGAGATGTACGTCAAGGAGCTTGTCGTGCTGAACGAGGCCGCACCGCTGCCCTACAGCATGGAAGAAGCTGCCGAGGCCGGCGAGGCCCTGCGGCTGAAGCATCGTTACCTTGACCTGAGAAGGCCCGAGATGCAACAGAACATGATCACCCGCCACAGGGCAAGCAAACTGATGCGCGATTATCTGGACGACAACGGGTTCCTTGAGATAGAGACGCCCATGCTCACCAAGTCCACGCCGGAGGGCGCGCGGGACTATCTGGTGCCGTCCAGGCTCAACCCCGGTTATTTTTATGCGCTGCCGCAGTCGCCACAGCTTTTTAAGCAGATCCTGATGGTTGCAGGTATGGAGAAATATTTTCAGATCGTCAAATGCTTCCGTGATGAGGACCTGAGGGCAGACCGCCAGCCGGAATTCACGCAAGTCGACCTTGAGATGTCCTTTGTCGACCGCAAGGACATCATAGAACTGATCGAAGGCATGATGAAGAAACTCTTTAGCGGGGTTCTGAACCTTGATATCCGGACCCCGTTTGAGATGCTGAGCTATCAGGAGTCTATGGAGCGTTTCGGCAATGACAAGCCTGACATGCGCTTCGGTCTTGAGCTGAAGGACATGGCAGACCTTGCGGCAAAGGGAACGTTCAAGGTATTTCTTGATGCGATCCAGTCCGGTGGCCTGGTCAAGGCCATTAACGGCAAGGGCATGGCAGGCATCTCCAGAAAAGATATTGACCTTCTCACCCAGGAGGCGCAGTCCTTTGGAGCAAAGGGCCTTGCCTGGATCAAGGTGAAGAGCGGCTTTGAATCACCGATCGCGAAGTTTTTCCCTGAAGATGTGCTGAAGGCAATGGCAGAAAGGCTTGGTGCAGAAGACGGGGACATGATGCTCTTTGTGGCTGACAAGGTGAAGGTGACCTATGATGTGCTGAGCAGGTTGAGGCTTGAATTAGGCAAGAGGCTGAACCTTATTCAGCCCGGGTTCAAGTTCGTCTGGATCACCGACTTCCCGCTGCTTGAATGGGATGACGACGAAGGCAGGTTCCAGGCCATGCACCATCCGTTCACCTCGCCGCTTGATGAGGATATCGGGAAGATGATGTCCGGCGATATGACTGACCGGAATATGCTCGGCTCTCTCAAGGCCAAGGCGTATGATATTGTGCTGAACGGTTTTGAGATCGGCGGCGGAAGCATACGAATCCATAACCAGAAGCTCCAGAAAAAGATGTTCGAGCTGCTCAATATCAGCGAGGAAGACGCCCACACCAAATTCGGATTCCTGCTCGATGCCCTTCAGTATGGCGCTCCGCCCCATGGCGGCCTTGCACTCGGCCTTGACAGGCTTGTGATGCTTATGGTCGGCGCGACCTCGATCAGGGACGTTATAGCCTTCCCCAAGACACAGAAGGCCTTCTGCATGATGTCCGGCGCTCCTTCAGCGGTCGAGACAAAACAGCTCAGGGACCTGCATATCAGAACGGACGTGGTGGTAGAAGAGAAGGCCTAG